Proteins encoded within one genomic window of Flavobacterium sp. NG2:
- a CDS encoding VPS10 domain-containing protein produces MKKTIILLFLASLSFQGYAQLDKKYFKKLQTEKVTSTDAVEWHQFGPGMAGYCEQYWCHPTNTNVMFMSPDMFNSYGTWDNGKSWHTIKDYDGNGSDIRRVQAIEFSRQTASFGLAIDVRGDLYRTDNTGKNWNKVPDFMSKGRYASLAVDPSNDNNWYVGSGDFWNVKANHRSLNNLKGVVYKYASYGNILKSSDKGKTWKKITKGLPETLDVGRIIVDPNNSKNIIMATNSGVYRSTDQGESWEISATGLPNNLPRDMTSYYNPKTKEFVLYVLEQTFYIPDGKTLKAKGGIYKSTDGGKNWSSISGNIALDYTKITTYDAIRGYWKTMAFWFGKPENSIKEQYPNLPTEMFTTFNRLVVNPLNKDEIYISHNVKHDKAFGPGDVWKTTDGGKHWMATARTGKDWAANKDKGYWESRNNPLGENTKFAHLQAEIDHRTEISGNRFMQINTKGELFICIEQQILRSNNGGQSWEQVDDIETKSGSKHWVGRGGSNLPGRFMLLDTGIKGRKFFCSGEHGLWENASLDDYPDKNAVAVKQIEGQVNEKGATSIASVAVHPKDPNTIYILMFRQDHRGAFRRSTDGGKTWEDLSVPLPWTGNTSSEHIFQYSLVIDYKNPKNIYFTVIANAISEVSDSRLSDEFKILGVMKSSDGGLTWNLSNTGLPEGASVNRIAMDPENPSVLYAASNQGKKGVLGGLYRTTNGASSWEAVAIPSAIKSVNNVFVDKKTKDIYISCGTKMGTFDEGGVWRSKNNGKSWEKIFDMPYVWQTETSPLNPNLITVVVAAQNEAKGATNVNPGAYLSTDAGKTWIKINKNLGQPDTITDLKPDPEDESILWCALKGSGWAKAVIK; encoded by the coding sequence ATGAAAAAAACAATAATCCTTCTCTTTTTGGCTAGCCTTTCGTTTCAAGGATACGCTCAACTAGATAAAAAATATTTCAAAAAATTACAAACTGAAAAAGTCACTTCTACTGATGCTGTGGAGTGGCATCAATTTGGTCCAGGAATGGCGGGTTATTGCGAACAATATTGGTGTCATCCCACAAATACCAATGTAATGTTCATGTCACCCGATATGTTCAATAGTTACGGTACTTGGGATAACGGAAAATCATGGCATACTATCAAAGATTATGATGGAAATGGTAGCGATATCCGTCGGGTGCAAGCCATTGAATTTTCTCGCCAAACCGCCTCTTTTGGTTTAGCTATTGATGTGAGAGGAGATTTATATCGAACAGATAATACAGGGAAAAACTGGAACAAAGTGCCTGATTTTATGAGTAAAGGCCGTTATGCGAGTTTGGCTGTGGATCCTTCAAATGATAACAATTGGTACGTGGGTAGTGGCGATTTTTGGAACGTAAAAGCCAATCACAGAAGCCTTAATAATCTTAAAGGGGTGGTTTATAAATACGCATCTTATGGTAATATTCTAAAAAGCTCCGACAAAGGTAAAACTTGGAAAAAAATCACCAAAGGCTTGCCTGAAACGTTGGATGTAGGTCGGATTATCGTGGATCCAAACAATTCGAAAAATATCATCATGGCAACCAATTCGGGGGTGTATCGCAGTACGGATCAAGGCGAAAGTTGGGAAATCAGCGCTACAGGTTTGCCGAACAATTTACCTCGTGATATGACATCTTATTACAATCCAAAAACAAAAGAGTTTGTACTTTATGTACTCGAACAAACGTTCTATATACCCGATGGTAAAACCCTAAAAGCAAAAGGAGGTATTTATAAAAGTACGGATGGCGGTAAAAACTGGTCGTCTATTTCAGGAAATATAGCTTTGGATTACACTAAAATCACGACTTATGATGCTATAAGAGGCTATTGGAAAACGATGGCTTTTTGGTTTGGAAAACCAGAGAATAGCATCAAGGAGCAATATCCTAATTTACCAACTGAAATGTTTACGACCTTCAATCGTTTAGTGGTAAATCCTTTGAACAAAGACGAAATCTACATTTCGCACAATGTAAAACACGATAAGGCTTTTGGTCCTGGTGATGTCTGGAAAACTACCGATGGAGGAAAGCACTGGATGGCTACCGCTCGTACAGGTAAAGATTGGGCTGCTAATAAAGACAAAGGGTATTGGGAATCCCGAAACAATCCATTAGGTGAAAACACTAAATTTGCACACCTTCAAGCGGAAATTGATCATCGTACCGAAATTTCAGGTAATCGTTTTATGCAAATCAATACTAAAGGCGAACTTTTTATTTGCATCGAACAACAAATTTTACGTTCCAATAACGGAGGTCAATCGTGGGAACAAGTAGATGATATCGAAACCAAATCGGGTAGCAAACATTGGGTAGGTCGTGGCGGAAGCAATTTACCAGGCCGTTTTATGTTATTGGACACCGGTATCAAAGGACGCAAATTCTTTTGTAGTGGCGAACACGGTTTATGGGAAAACGCAAGTTTAGATGATTATCCAGATAAAAATGCGGTTGCGGTCAAGCAAATTGAAGGTCAGGTTAATGAAAAGGGAGCAACCTCGATTGCTTCAGTAGCCGTTCATCCTAAGGATCCCAATACAATTTACATTTTGATGTTCAGACAAGACCATCGCGGTGCTTTCAGACGCAGTACTGATGGTGGAAAAACATGGGAAGACCTTTCTGTTCCTTTGCCTTGGACAGGAAACACTTCATCGGAGCATATTTTTCAATATTCCCTTGTTATCGATTATAAGAATCCCAAAAACATCTATTTTACGGTTATTGCCAATGCCATTTCGGAGGTTAGTGATAGTCGATTATCGGACGAGTTTAAAATTTTAGGTGTGATGAAAAGTAGCGATGGAGGTTTAACTTGGAACTTGAGTAATACAGGTTTGCCTGAAGGCGCTAGTGTGAACCGAATTGCGATGGATCCTGAAAATCCTTCGGTTTTATATGCTGCTTCAAACCAAGGAAAGAAAGGAGTTTTGGGTGGTTTATACAGAACAACCAATGGTGCGAGTAGTTGGGAAGCCGTTGCCATTCCGTCGGCAATTAAATCAGTAAACAACGTTTTTGTAGATAAAAAGACCAAGGATATTTACATTTCTTGTGGAACTAAAATGGGTACTTTTGACGAAGGTGGCGTGTGGAGAAGCAAAAACAATGGAAAAAGTTGGGAAAAAATATTCGATATGCCTTATGTATGGCAAACCGAAACTTCGCCATTAAATCCTAATTTGATTACTGTGGTAGTAGCGGCTCAAAACGAAGCCAAAGGCGCTACTAATGTCAATCCAGGAGCCTATCTCTCAACGGATGCAGGGAAAACTTGGATCAAAATCAATAAAAATTT